CCCGGTCACGTCCGCACAGACGATCTTCGGCCTGATCGGCAGCGTACTCGGGCTTTCCGGCCAGGTGGCGGCGACCGCCGGGTAATAAAAGAAAACGGGCGCGCCGGAATGGCACGCCCGTCGATGCATTGGTCCGTCGTGATCAGTTCGTCGGGGCGGGCCCGACCGACACCAGGTAGGCATAGACGTCTTCTGCGCCCTTGCGCAGCTTGAACGACATCTTGGACTTGGCGCCGCTGTCGTCGAGATAGGTCTGCAGAAATCCGCGCGGATCCTGCACATATGCCACGAAGTTGGCTTCGTCCCAGACAAGGCCCGCTTCGCCCGCCGCGACCAGCGAGTCGCCATAGTTGAAGCCTTCGACGACGCCGGCCTGTTGACCCATAACGCCCCAAAGGTTCGGACCGGTCTTCCCGCCCTTGACGATTTCGGTGCCGTCATCGGCCACGATCATGTGGCACGACTTGCACTTGTTGAATTCCTTCTCACCGGCCGCCGCGTCGCCGCTTCCGGCATGGGACTCGGCAAATGCCGACGTGGCCAGAGTGGCGGCGGCAAGCGCCGTGACGATCTTGAGCTTCATAACGCGTTCTCCGTTAGACTCGTTTCCGCCGACAACCTAGCGCAGTGCCCAAAGTGTCAACAACAACAATCCTGTGAAACGATGCGCGACAAATGGTTCAGGCAACCGCATGCGCGATCGCACAACGCTTCCACAGCGTGGTCAGCGCCATGACCAGATGCTCGATATCGGCATCAGAATGCAACGGCCCCGGGGTGAACCGTAGCCGTTCGGTACCCTTGGGCACGGTCGGGTAATTGATCGGCTGCACGTAGATCCCGAAGTCCTGCATCAGGATATCGGCCAATTGCCGGCACTTGACCGGGTCCTTCACCATCACGGGAATGATATGGGACGGGTTGTCCAGATGCGGGATGCCG
This sequence is a window from Thalassococcus arenae. Protein-coding genes within it:
- a CDS encoding c-type cytochrome, whose product is MKLKIVTALAAATLATSAFAESHAGSGDAAAGEKEFNKCKSCHMIVADDGTEIVKGGKTGPNLWGVMGQQAGVVEGFNYGDSLVAAGEAGLVWDEANFVAYVQDPRGFLQTYLDDSGAKSKMSFKLRKGAEDVYAYLVSVGPAPTN